TGACGATCCTGTGCTTACCGATTCGCTGGATCCACTCTCACTACGGAGAGACGTTGCGTCACTTTGCGTGTTCTACCGGATATATAACGGGGTTTGTTCTGAGGAACTTTTTGATCTTATTCCGGCTGCCGAGTTCCACAACCGTACTTCTCGCcacaaattaaaattccaCCCTCACCACCTAGATGCATGGCGGTCCACCACAGTGCGCTTTTCTCGGCATTTTTTACCGAGAACAACGACCTTATGGAACGACTTACCTTCTTCTGTGTTCCCAAACGGATTTGACGGGGAAACCTTTAAGAAAAGGGCATATTTATATCTCAAAGGCCGGCAACACATTCGCGGTGACCCTAACATCGCGaatgcttatgggcggcggGCATCACTTTCCATCAGGTGACCCGCCTGCTCGTTTGCCCGctttaagataaaaaaaaaaaaaaaaaaattgtggcAAGCACTACCTTTTTAGAACAAAAAGTGGCTACATGTGGATTTGAATGCCAAGCCGATAACAGTGTGTTGTCTCTTTCTATCGCACTAATTAGGGTATTGATTAAAACAGAGCCAATAAATAAGAAACGTTCAATTAATTGTTACTTCTCCAGGCTTGTTAATTCCTCCGAGGTTatagtactttcgatatcagtttaaagttttttgttatctgtaattaCATCCTGTATACAAAGTACTCTGTAGTCTGTGTATGAagctttttcatttataatctgTATACTTGTATAGGTCTATACTCGCTGTCCGTCACAGCTGTCCGTAATCATTTCCAATTTCTAACctagaaattttaattaataatattatattaaattttaacccactcaattaaaaaaagcataaTGACTGATTTACCAGACTTTTCAAGTTCTAAAGGAGCTGATTCTGAACTTCAGGATTtcttattggtggaaaagcaaaAGGCTCAATTTCATGCTCaggtattttgtaaaaatattcgtTTGCTCCGTTTCAATAAAAAACTTCTTACAGAAATGCTTTTCTTGTGGCTGttcttttatttgtaaaccagaaaacgactttgttttcTTCTTAACTATttcatcaatattatattattgcatcaggttagtattaaattttcgagttattcaaaattttacatttttaaattggttCTTTATTCCAGATTCACGAATTCAACGACTTTTGCTGGGATAAATGTGTGGACAAACCAGGATCAAAATTAGATTCCAAAACAGAAACCTGCATCACAAATTGTGTCGAGAGATTTATTGATGTTTCGTTACTTATTACAAATAGATTTGCTCAAATGCTAGAAA
This window of the Colias croceus chromosome 5, ilColCroc2.1 genome carries:
- the LOC123692002 gene encoding mitochondrial import inner membrane translocase subunit Tim8, which translates into the protein MTDLPDFSSSKGADSELQDFLLVEKQKAQFHAQIHEFNDFCWDKCVDKPGSKLDSKTETCITNCVERFIDVSLLITNRFAQMLEKGGGMQ